TCGAGGCGGCGTCCCTGATGGGCGTACGGCTGGTGCGGATCCGCATGCTGGCCTGGTGCCTGGCCGGAGCGCTGGCCGCCCTGGCGGCGGTCTTCCTCGCCGCGTTCCCGGCGCCGGGGCTGGAGCGCACGACGGGGCAGATCGCCCTGAAGGCGTTCCCGGCCGCGATCCTCGGCGGGATGGCCTCGCCACCCGGCGCCCTCGCGGGCAGCCTCCTGATCGGCATGACCGAGGCGCTCGTCGCGGGCTACCAGTCCGACCTGCACGTCCTGGGCGAGGGGTTCGGCGACGTCGCCCCCTACGCGGTGATGGTGCTGGTGCTGCTGGTGCGGCCGACCGGGCTGTTCGGAGGAAAGGCGGCGGTCCGTGTCTGAGCGACCCTCCCGAACCCGCGCTGTCCGCGTGGGCTGGACCTCGGCGGCCGTCGTCGTCCTGTGCGCGCTGCCCTTCTACCTCGACGCGTTCTGGCTGCGCATCGGCCTGTTCTCGATGGCGGCGGCCATCGGCGCGGTGGGCCTCGGCCTGCTGTCCGGCACCGCCGGCCAACTCTCCCTCGGCCACGCCTTCTTCCTCGCTGTGGGTGCCTACGGCTACGTGTGGCTGGCCGGTGAACCCGGACCCGGGCTGCCCACCGCCGTGGCCGCCGTACTCGCGGTGTTGCTCGCCGGGGCGGCCGGCGGGCTCTTCAGCCCCGTCGCCGGCCGGCTGCGCGGCATCTACCTGGGCGTCGCGACCCTCGCCCTGGTCTTCCTCGGGCACCACGTCCTGCTCACCGCGGACTCCGTCACCGGCGGATTCAACGGCCGCTCGGTACCGCCCCTGGAACTCGGCGGGTTCTCCTTCTCCGCGGAATCCGAGCTGACCGTGCTGGGCGTGCCGTTCGGCGCCGAGGAACGACTCTGGTACCTGGGCGTCGCCCTGTTCGCGGTCACCTGGTTCACCGCCCGCGGCCTGCTCAGCGGCCGTCCCGGGCGCGCCCTGGTGGCGCTGCGCGACAGCGAGACCGCGGCGGCCGTGATGGGCGTGAACGTCTCCCGGCACCGCTCGGCGGCCTTCGTCGTCTCGTCGATGTACGCGGGCCTGGCCGGGGTGATGCTCGCCCTCTCCTTCCGCCGCGTGGTGCCCGACTACTTCGGCCTGGTGTTGTCGGTCGACTACCTCGCCATGATCGTCATCGGCGGTCTCGGATCGGTGGCCGGAGCCACCGCGGGCGCCGTCTTCGTCACCGCCCTGCCGCTGCTGATGACCCGCTACGCCGACCAGCTCCCGCTGGTGGCCGCCCCCGGCACCACCGACGGCACGGTCGGCCCCACCGAGGCCGCCCGCTACCTCTACGGAGCGGCGATCGTCCTGATCCTCCTCTTCGCCCCCGACGGCCTGCACGGCCTGGTCCGCCGCCTGCGCGCACGCCTGCGCCGCCGCCGGGCCGCCCCGCCGCCCGCCGGCACCACGTCCGCTTCCCTGCCGCCCACGACAGCCGTACGAGCCAAGGAGCCCACCCCGTGAAGTCCACGCACCACACCGCACCACGCGCCAGAACGCTGCTGGCCACCGCCCTCGCGGCCCTGCTGCTCGCGGGCACCGGATGCAGCTCCAAGGCCGGCTCCTCCGGGAGCACCGACGACAGCGCCGACGGCATCAAGACCGGCCCCGGAGTCACCGCCAAGACCATCCGGCTCGGCGCCCTGACGGACCTCACCGGCCCCTACGCCACCCTCGGCAAGAGCATCGTCCAGGCCCAGCAGATGTGGGCCGACGAGGTCAACGCCCGCGGCGGCATCTGCGACCGCCGCATCGAGATCGTCGTCAAGGACCACGGCTACGACGTCCAGAAGGCCGTCACCGCCTACGCCGACATCTCCACGGACGTCGTGGCGCTGCCCCAGGTCATCGGCTCGCCCGTGGTGGCCGCCCTGCTCGACGACATCGAACGGGACAAGGTGCTCACCTTCCCGCAGGCCTGGGCCGCCTCCCTGCTCGACCGGGACTCCGTGCAGGTCCTGGGCACCACCTACGACATCGACATGATCGCCGCCGTCGACTTCCTCACCCGCACCAAGGGTCTGGCGAAGGGCGACACGATCGGCCACGTCTACTTCGAGGGCGACTACGGCGCGAACGCCCTGGAGGGCTCGAAGTGGGCCGCGAAGAAGGCGGGCCTGAAGGTCGCGGGCCAGAAGATCAAGGCGACGGACACCGACCTGTCCGCGCAGGTCTCGGCGCTGCGCAAGGAGGGCGTCAAGGCGATCCTGATCAGCGCCGGACCGGCCCAGACGGCCTCACTGGTCGGGGTCGCGGCCTCCCGGGGCCTGAAGGTCCCCGTCGTCAGCAGCGCCCCCGGTTATGCCCCGCAGTTGATGAAGACTCCGGCCGCCCCCGCCCTGGCGGCCATGCTGAACGTGGTCAGCGCCGTCCCCGCGGTCAGCTCCGACGTGGCCGGGGTGCGCAAGATGGTCGCCGCGTACAAGAAGAAGTACCCGGGCGCCCTGGTCGACTCCGGTGTGCTCTCCGGCTACAACGCCGCTCAGCTCATGGGTACCGACCTGAAGAAGGCCTGTGAGAACGGCAGTCTGGCCCGCGAGGACGTGGTCAAGGCCCACCGCTCTCAGTCCAGCGTCGACGTCGGCCTCGGCTCGCCGCAGAACTTCTCCGACAAGGCACGGCCCGCGAGCACCTCGACCTACGTCTACAAGCCGGACGCCAAGGCGGTAGGGGCCGCGGTGAACGTCGAGAACGCCCACATCGCCCCGGGCGTCAAGCAGTACCTCGATTCGCGCGACTGACAGCGGGTCCCGGCCGGGGCGACGCCGCACGCCGCGTTGTGGAGCGGCGCGCGCCCCGGCCGGCTCAGCCGAACCGCAGGATTCGGTGATCGGTGAACGGCTGCCCGAGACCCGGGCCAGGCTCAGGAAGACGTCGCGGCCCGATCGGACTCGCCGCGCAGGACGCAGAATTCATTGCCCTCGGGGTCGGCGAGGACGGACCAGCCCGCCCCGTCGGGCTTCCGGCGATCGGCGACCAGGGTGGCTCCGAGCCTCAGCAGCCGCTCGACCTCTTCCTCACGCGAGGTCGTCGGCCGCAGGCACAGGTGGATCCGGTTCTTGATCGTCTTCGGCTCCGGCACTTGGTTGAAGTACAGCAGCGGTCCCTCCGGAAGCATCACCTGAACCTCCCGGTCGCCCGGTCCGTCCTGCGGATGCAGCGGACAACCGGTCACCTGACTCCAGAACCGGGCCAACTCATAGGCGTCCGTACAGTCGATCGCCACGTTCTGCACCACCGAAACCATGCGGGTCAGCTTGCCCGAGCGCCGCCCGGCCCGCCAACCGCCACGGCCGCCGGCCACCGTCACCGAGAGTTCACCGGCCGGCGGCGACACCGGCCCTATTCCTGGTATTGCGTGAGGTCGATGCCGTACACGGCGAGGTCGTGGCCGTGAACCGGGTCCTGCGCGGTGCCTTCCGCCTGCATGCCGAGCTTGTCGAGGACGTTCGCGGAGGCCGCGTCGGCGATCCGGCGCACGGCCACCACCCGGTCGAGACCGCGGTCCTGCACGGCGAACTCCAGGGTGGCGTGGGCCGCTTCGGAGGCGTACCCCTGCCCCCAGAACACCCGCCCGAGCCGCCAGCTGATCGCCACCTGCCCGGCGATCTCCGCCGGAGCGTCGGCCACGGACAGACCGACGGCGCCCGCCAGCTCACCGGAGCCGAGGAGTTCCACGGCGAACATCCCGAACCCCTCCTCGTCCCACTCCTCCTCCCACGCCTCGATGTCCCGCGCCGTCTGGTCCTCGGAGCGCGGCGCGCCGTCCCCGACACGGCGCATCACCGCCGGGTCGGCGTGGATCTCGGACAGCGGGACGAGGTCGTCCTCCACCCATCGGCGCAGGAGGAGTCGGGGCGTGCGGATTTCGGTCATGGGCCCATCCTGCCGACGCGGAGGTGCAAGCGCGAACCGCGGCCCACGAACCGGGGCGCTGCGCCTGGCGATCCGACCCGGTTACTGGGCCGCGCGTTCCTCATGCGTCGTGGCGCCCCGCCTCCCGGGTCGGCGGTCACCTCGCCGGAGCACGGCACCTGCCGCCCGGCTGCGCCTACGGTCTGCCCGCAACCGGCTGCCTCTCCCGGGACGGTACGACCGTGCCAACCGCCGCCAGGAGCAGCACCACCGCGGCGATGACGAGGAGCGCCCGGCCGGTGCCCAGCGGCACCAGCAGCAGCGTGCCGAGCACACCGCCGCTGAAGATCCCGCCCACGGTGGCCGTCCAACGGGTCCTGGCCAGGCGCTGCTTCACCGTCATGCCGCGCAGCGCCGCCCGGGGATGTCGCAGCACGTCGTTGATGAGCTCGGCGATGGCCGTCTGGCTCAGCAGCGTCGGCATCCCCGGCACATGGACGCGCAGGACGGTGGAGGCACGCACCCCCATGGCCAGCGCCACCAGCGCGACGACCCCGCGGTCGTCCTGGGCCGGGATGGCCCCGGTGCCGTGTCTCGCCAGGGCCAGTGCGCCGGCGCACAGCAGCAGCACGGCCTCGCAGCCGAGCCCGACCGGGAACCACGACCGTCCGCGCCCCGCGAGCCACGTCAGTACGACGTCCGCGACGGCTGCCCCGGCCATGAACGCGCCGATCGCGACGGCGGGTCGCGCCACCGGAACATCACCCTCCCCGGCGAGCCCGAACGACAGGAAGAGCACGTTGCCGGTCGCCAGCGCGCAGAACACCTTCCCCATGGTCAGGAAGCTCACGGCGTCGACGGCACCGGCCAGCACGGTGAGCACGGTCATGACGGCCACCCGCCGGGCATCGGTCGCGAGGACCGGGGACGCATCGGACATGCGGCCAGTGTGAGCAGCGCCCAGGGCCCGCCACGGCACCGCGGCCGGGACACGCGGCCGATGGCTACGGGCGGGCTACCGGAGTCGCGGGCCGGCTGGAGCGCCCTGCGCCGGGGGGAACCTCATGAGCCCGGTCGGTGAGGCCCGGCGGGCGGGGCCACCTTCCGCCCCGTCCCGCCGACGCCTAGAGTTCCGGCAGAGCGAGTCACCCACGAGGAGCGATCACATGGTCGGTGTCCCGAGCGCGCGTTGACGTCGTCGGCCGTGACCGGCCTGTCATCGCGTGCCGCCCTTGATCTCGCGGCACAGCGAGCCTTCTCCTGCCCGAACCGCCGGCACACCTCCCGTGCGCGCGGTGGCGGGCCTCGTTGTCGCACCACACAAGGGATGCCCGTGCCGTCCGCTTCCTCCGCTGAACCAGATCCCCGCCGGCCTGCCCCGCCCAGCCTGTGGCGAGATGCTGACTTCCGCAGACTCTGGGCGGGGCAGACGGCCTCCCAACTCGGGGAACACGCAAGCCTGGTGGTCCTGCCGCTCCTGGCCGTCCTGACACTCGACGCCGGCGCCGGCGAGCTGGGCGTCCTCCGCGCCGTGGGGCAGGCGCCGATCCTGCTGCTGTCGCTCTTCGCCGGTGCGTGGGTGGACAGATGGCGTACCCGCACGACCATGGTGCTCACGGACGCCGGCCGCGCCCTGGCCCTGGGCGCGGTGGCCGCGGCCGGCCTCTTCGGCCTGCTCGGCATGCCCGGCCTGCTCGCGCTCGCCTTCACCGTCGGGGCCCTGTCCGTGTTCTTCGACGTGGCCTACCAGGCGTCGCTCGTACGGCTGGTGGATCGCCACCACCTGCTGCGGGGCAACAGCGCGCTCGAAGGCAGCCGGTCCGCGGCGCAGATCGGCGGTCCCGCCCTCGGGGGAGCGCTGGTGTCCCTGCTGTCCGCGCCGATCGCCGCCGCCTCCAGCGCGCTGTTCTTCGCGCTGTCCTTCCTGTCGATCCGGCGGATCCGCCGCGCCGAAATGCTGCCCCCGCGCCCGGACGAGCCTCGCACCGGCGACGACCACGGCGGCACGTACCGCATCACCGCCCCGCGGATGTGGCGGCGCATACGTGAGGGCCTGCGCTTCGTCGCCGGCGACTCCGTGCTCCGGGCCGTGTGCCTCGCCTCGGCCGCCTTCCAGTTCTCCTTCGCGGCCATGATGACCGTCTACCTGCTGTTCCTGCCGCGGGAACTGCACCTGTCGGGCACCGTCGTGGGGCTGGCGCTCGCCGCGGCGGGACCGGGAGCGCTCCTGGGCTCGCTGCTGGCGGCCCGACTGCCGGGCCGGTTCGGGTACGGCACGGTCCTCGTGTGCGCGGCGGCGCTCGGCGACGGCGTGTTCCTGTGCGTGCCCGCACTGCACGGCCCCTTCGCGGTGACGGTTCCCGCCCTCCTCGCGGTCGGCTTCGTGTTCGGGTTCGGCGGGCAGCTGGTGAACGTCACGGTCATGGCCGTACGGCAGTCCGTCACTCCCGACGGGCTGCAGGGCCGCGTGGCGGCGACGATCACGTTCGCCGGCATGGGTCCGACCCCGCTCGGCTCCCTGGCCGGTGGACTCCTCGCGGGGGAGTGGGGGCTGCGTACCGGTCTGATGGTGACGGCCGCAGGCATGCTGCTGTCCCCGGTGGTGATGGTCCTTTCCCCGCTCGCCCGTCTGGGACGGGAGCTGCCGGCCCCGCACGGCACGCCACCGGCGGCCGGACGGACACGATCCCCGGACCCCGCCCGGGAAATCTGACCTTCCCGGGCGAAATCGGGACATGTGGAAGGCTGGAGGAGTGAGGACCGACCCAGCGGGCCGGGCACGGCGCGAATCCCGTGCCGGTCGCCCGCGGTCGCGAGGTTCGGCCGAGGCCGCGGCGTTCCCCCGGCGCGTCCCCGGGCCGGACGCAGGCCGCGTACAGCATCGTGAACGGGACGCCGACCCGCAAGGAGACCGCCGTGTGCGGCTGCCCGTGCAGGCCGGTGCGCCGGTCGGGTCGACAGGCCTAAGGGGCGAATGTGATGAGCCGAGCGAATCAGCGTTCGGAGGGTGATCCGGAGGAGGCGGCATCCGGCCCGAGCGGGCTGATGGACCTCCTGGGCGTCGCCGCGGTGCTGGTGGAGGCCGACGGCCGGATCGACATGTGGAGCCCCCAGGCCGAGGAGCTGTTCGGCTACACCTTCGACGAAGCGGTCGGGCAGTACGCGGCCGCCCTGCTGCTCCATCCCGAGCACCAGGAGGCGGGGCTCGCACTGTTCGCCGAGGTGGTGGAGACCGGCCGAGGCTGGGCGGGACCGTTCCCCGTGCGGCGCAAGGACGGCAGCACCCGGACGGTCGAGTTCCGCAACATGCGGCTGACGGACAGCCTCGGCGACCACTACGCGCTCGGGCTGGCCACCGACCGGGCGACCGTGCGGCAGGTGGAGCGCAAGGTGGCCCTGTCCAGCCAGCTGGTCACCCAGGCGCCGATCGGCGTGTCCGTCCTGGACACCGAGTTGCGGTACGTGGCCGTCAACGGAGCCCTGGCCGCGATGCACGGCGTCCCGGAGGCCGAACACCTGGGCCGCCACTTCCGGGACGTCCTGCCCGGGGCGCCCTTCACGAGCGCGGAGAACCGGATGCGGGAGGTCCTGGAGACCGGCCGGCCCCTGGTCGACGCGCAGGTGGTGGGACGCACCCGAGCCGACCCGGACCACGACCACGCCTGGGCGGTGTCGCTCTACCGGCTCGAAGACCAGAGCGGACAGGTGCTGGGCATCGCCAACGTGGCCGTGGACGTCACCGACCGTTACGAGTCGGCCCGGCAGGCCGAACGGGCCCAGCAGCGCCTGCGCCTCATGGCCGACGGTTCGGCCCGTATCGGGACCACCCTCGAAGTGGAGCGGACCGCCCAGGAGCTCGCGGACGTCCTGGTGCCCGACCTGGCCGACATGGTCGCGGTGGACATTCTGGACTCCGTCCTGCGCACGGGCCGCCCGGACCGCGGCGACGGCCCGGCACTCTTCCGCGCCCTGGCGGTGAAAACCGCCTACCCCACCGCCGCCTCCGAGGCGATCATCGCGCCCGGCCACCTCACGGCCTACCACGCCGACCACCCGGCGGCCCACTGCCTGCGCACCCGCAAGCCCCAGCTGATCACCCACCTGGAGCGCGGCGATCTCAGCCGTATCGCGGCCGACGACGCCGCCGCCGGCCTGCTCGCCGAAGCCGGGGTCCACACCGACATGGCCGTCCCCCTCATCGCCCGCGGAGAGATCATCGGAGTGATGGGCCTGGCCCGCGCCCGCAACCCGCAGCCCTTCGACGAGGACGACCTCACCCTCGCCTGCGAGCTGGCCTCGGCCGCCGCGCTGAGCATCGACAACGCCGTCCTGCACCAGCACATCCGCAAGGCCGCCGAAACCCTTCAGCGCAGCCTGCTGCCCCGGCCCTCGCCCCGCCGCCCCGGCCTGCAGATCGCTGCCCGGTACCGGCCCGCGCAGGCCTTCAGCGAGGTCGGCGGCGACTGGTACGACGTCATCCCCCTCAGCGGTGACCGGACCGCCCTGGCGGTGGGCGACGTCATGGGCAGCGGCATCCCGGCTGCCACGACCATGGGCCGGTTGCGCACCGCCACCTCCACCCTCGCCGACCTCGATCTCGCGCCGAACCGGATCCTCACCCACCTCGACAAGATCACGCAGGGCCTGGACCCCTACATCGCCACGTGCGTGTACGCGGTCTACGACCCGCACGACCGCCGCCTGCACCTCTCCTGCGCCGGCCACCTGCCCCCGGTCCTGGTGCGGGCCGGCAGACCACCCGAACTGCTCGACCTGCCCACCGGCACCCCGCTGGGCGTCGGCAGCGGCCCCTTCGAGACCTCATCCGTCGAGATGAACCCCGGCGATCAGCTGGTCCTCTACACCGACGGCCTGGTGGAGACCCGCGACGACCCCATCGACAAGCGCCTGGACCAGCTGCTGCGCCTGCTGGCCCCACCGCACCCGTCCGCGGAGGACACCTGCGACCGGCTGCTCCAGGAGCTTCGCCATCCCGCCGACCACGACGACGTCGCGCTGCTCATCGCACACGCGCAGCCCCTGACCGCACCCTGAGAGGATCCCGGACCCGGGGGCCCGAGCAAGCCCCGGCCGCCACGGGCCCCTCGGCCACGGCACCGGCACCGCCCGCGTCCCTCGCGCTCTCGCTGTGTGGGCGAAGCGGCCCCCGGTGTTATTCAATGAGGTGTGCGGTCAGGGACTCGGGGCCTTACCGCACGGGCCCGAAAACAACCCCGGCACCCACGCCGGGGCTTGCTGAGAGAGCCGCATGGACTCCACACCCTCGCCCTCGTCCTCCTCGGCGTTCGACCTGGTCAGCCGCGCTCTGGGGCGCTACATCCCGCGTGGCGGAGCGGCGGCGCCCGTGAGCACCGCCGAAGAGCAGGGCGACCGCGCCCCCCTGCGGCTCCCCGAGAACCCGGCATCCGGCCGTCAGGAGCAGATCCTCGGCGCGCTCAACCTGGACACGGACCTCATCATCACCCGCTGCAATCTGGACGCGCCCGTGTTCGCGGGGCTGGACGCCGGAGCCGGGAAGCCGTTCGTCGATCTCCTGCCCCCCGGTGACGTGCCGACGGTCACGCGGCGGTTGCACCAGGTCGTCGAGAGCGGTGAGGCGCACGTCGCACGGATCCAGCGGCTGCGCCGGGGCGACGGGTCGGAGCTGGTGGTCTCCATGAGCATCCTGCCCGCCGCGGCACCCGAGAAGGGCCTGACGGTCTCCGTGATCGCCATGGCCAGGAGGCTGCACCTGTACGCCGCCGAGACCGCGATCGGCACCTCGCTGGACATCGGCGAGACGGCCCAGTCGCTGGCGGAGTCCCTGCTGGCCTGGGGTGACGTGGCAGCCGTCGACCTCGACTTCGCCGTGTGGACGGGCGAGGGCGTCACCGGAAAGGCGCAGGGCCGCATCCATCTGCGGCGGGCGGCCCTGGTACCCGACAGGGTGTGGCCCGAGGGGTACACGACTCCGGGCGACGATCTGCCCGGGGACGCCAGTCGGCTGCTGGCGCAGGCGGTACTGCGGGACGACGCCCCGCAGACCATCGTCATACCCGACCGGGAGGCCCTCGAGCGGGTCTTCGACAGCCCACGCGCCGTGCGTGCCCTGGTGCCCGGCGACCGGTCGGCGGGGCTGGCCTGCATCCCCCTGGTCCTGGACGGCGCACCGCCCGTCGTGCTGGGCGTGGCGGAGGTCTGGCGGCGGGCGGACAGCCCCTTCCGCGACGGTGAGCTGTTCGACCTGCAAGAACTGGTGGCCCGGACCGCACACCACGTCGACCTGGCCCGTCAGCACCAGCGTGAGCACACCCAGGTGCTGGCGCTGCAGCGCCGGCTCCTGCCCCGGGCCGGCGGCGACACCATCGACATCGCCAGCGTCTACCAGCCCGCCACCCCTGACAGCGCGGGCGTCGGCGGCGACTGGGTGAACAGCTTCCCGCTGCCCGACGGCCGTACCGCACTGGTCGTCGGCGACGTCGTCGGGCACGGCCTGGGAGCCGCGGCCACCATGGGTCAGCTGAGCATGGAGGCGCGGGCGCTGCTGTCCGCGGGGCTCGCGCCCGACCAGGTGCTGGAGCGCCTGGACGAGACGGTGACGGTGCTGGACGACGCGGAGTCCGGGCTGGCGGCCGGCTACAGCGCCCTCGGTTCGACGTGCTGCATCGCCCTCTACGACCCGGTCGGCCACCATGTGACCCTGTCCAGCGCCGGGCACCTCCCGCCGATCCTGGTCTCCCCGGACGGGCGCGCGGTCCCGCTGTCGCTCCGGCCTCACCCCGGCCTGGGAGCCGAGTTCGCGCTGCGGGAGCCGTTCGATGTGTACACCGTCGGCGTGCCGCCGGGCTCCATGCTCGCCCTCTACACCGACGGCCTGGTGGAGGACCGCGCTCTGTCGATCGACGAGGGCATCGACAGACTGTCGGACCTCGTGTCCACCGTGCACCCCTGGGACTCCCTGCAGCAGACCGCGCGGCAGATCGTTTCCACCCTGGCGCCCGCGCCGCAGCGCGACGACGTGACCCTGCTGCTCGCCCGCATGATCGGCTACCGCAAGGAGGACACGGCGACCTGGCGGCTGCCCGCCCGCAGCGACGCCCCCGCCCGGGCACGCGAGCACGTCGCCGCGCTGCTGAGGCGGTGGGGCACCAGGGACGTCACCCGGGACAACACCCTGCTGCTGGTCAGCGAGCTCGTCACGAACGCGGTGCGCTTCGCCGAGGGGCCCGTCACCGTGCGGCTGATCAGGGCCGGCCACGGCCTGCTGTGCGAGGTGGGCGACAGCGGCAACGGCAGGCCGCGTCTGAGGCGGGCCGATCTGCTCGACAACGGCGGGCGTGGCCTGAACGTCGTGCACCGGCTCACCACCCGGTGGGGGGTGCGGTGGACGGACACCGGGAAGGTCGTCTGGGCGGAAGTCGCGAAGTGACGCGGCTACGCCCCCGGGCCGCGGCCGGCCCGGGGGAGTGCGACGGCCCGGAACGTCTGCTCGTCGCCCTCGCCGGTCCACGGTGCGGACGGCGCCCTCCGGCGCGCTACAGCCACTGCCCTTCCAAGGCAGTGGCGGTGAGTCCCGGAGCCGCCGCGTACAGCACCGCGCGGTTGCCGGGCTTCTGCTGCCCGGCGTCGTGCGCCCGCCGCAGGATGTCGAACACGGCGGCGCCTCCGCGGTTGCCGCTGGTGTAGCTGTCCCGGCTGTAGTCCAACAGCCCCGAGGGCCACGCGCCGGGCATCGTCTGCTCCATGTACTCCAGCACGCGGGTCCCCCCGGGGTGCGCGAGCAGTACGTCGGGGTGCCAGGCGTCGGGGTCGTCCTGGTACCGGGTGCGCAGCCACTCCCACATCGCGGTGACCGTTTCCTGTACGGCACGCGGCCCACGCCGGTCCATCACGAAGTGGGTGCCGTCCTGACGGGTCTCCAGGCGGTGCAGGTCCTGGGTGCCG
The Streptomyces tuirus genome window above contains:
- a CDS encoding branched-chain amino acid ABC transporter permease, translating into MSERPSRTRAVRVGWTSAAVVVLCALPFYLDAFWLRIGLFSMAAAIGAVGLGLLSGTAGQLSLGHAFFLAVGAYGYVWLAGEPGPGLPTAVAAVLAVLLAGAAGGLFSPVAGRLRGIYLGVATLALVFLGHHVLLTADSVTGGFNGRSVPPLELGGFSFSAESELTVLGVPFGAEERLWYLGVALFAVTWFTARGLLSGRPGRALVALRDSETAAAVMGVNVSRHRSAAFVVSSMYAGLAGVMLALSFRRVVPDYFGLVLSVDYLAMIVIGGLGSVAGATAGAVFVTALPLLMTRYADQLPLVAAPGTTDGTVGPTEAARYLYGAAIVLILLFAPDGLHGLVRRLRARLRRRRAAPPPAGTTSASLPPTTAVRAKEPTP
- a CDS encoding ABC transporter substrate-binding protein → MKSTHHTAPRARTLLATALAALLLAGTGCSSKAGSSGSTDDSADGIKTGPGVTAKTIRLGALTDLTGPYATLGKSIVQAQQMWADEVNARGGICDRRIEIVVKDHGYDVQKAVTAYADISTDVVALPQVIGSPVVAALLDDIERDKVLTFPQAWAASLLDRDSVQVLGTTYDIDMIAAVDFLTRTKGLAKGDTIGHVYFEGDYGANALEGSKWAAKKAGLKVAGQKIKATDTDLSAQVSALRKEGVKAILISAGPAQTASLVGVAASRGLKVPVVSSAPGYAPQLMKTPAAPALAAMLNVVSAVPAVSSDVAGVRKMVAAYKKKYPGALVDSGVLSGYNAAQLMGTDLKKACENGSLAREDVVKAHRSQSSVDVGLGSPQNFSDKARPASTSTYVYKPDAKAVGAAVNVENAHIAPGVKQYLDSRD
- a CDS encoding VOC family protein — protein: MVSVVQNVAIDCTDAYELARFWSQVTGCPLHPQDGPGDREVQVMLPEGPLLYFNQVPEPKTIKNRIHLCLRPTTSREEEVERLLRLGATLVADRRKPDGAGWSVLADPEGNEFCVLRGESDRAATSS
- a CDS encoding GNAT family N-acetyltransferase, which produces MTEIRTPRLLLRRWVEDDLVPLSEIHADPAVMRRVGDGAPRSEDQTARDIEAWEEEWDEEGFGMFAVELLGSGELAGAVGLSVADAPAEIAGQVAISWRLGRVFWGQGYASEAAHATLEFAVQDRGLDRVVAVRRIADAASANVLDKLGMQAEGTAQDPVHGHDLAVYGIDLTQYQE
- a CDS encoding YoaK family protein produces the protein MSDASPVLATDARRVAVMTVLTVLAGAVDAVSFLTMGKVFCALATGNVLFLSFGLAGEGDVPVARPAVAIGAFMAGAAVADVVLTWLAGRGRSWFPVGLGCEAVLLLCAGALALARHGTGAIPAQDDRGVVALVALAMGVRASTVLRVHVPGMPTLLSQTAIAELINDVLRHPRAALRGMTVKQRLARTRWTATVGGIFSGGVLGTLLLVPLGTGRALLVIAAVVLLLAAVGTVVPSRERQPVAGRP
- a CDS encoding MFS transporter, translated to MPVPSASSAEPDPRRPAPPSLWRDADFRRLWAGQTASQLGEHASLVVLPLLAVLTLDAGAGELGVLRAVGQAPILLLSLFAGAWVDRWRTRTTMVLTDAGRALALGAVAAAGLFGLLGMPGLLALAFTVGALSVFFDVAYQASLVRLVDRHHLLRGNSALEGSRSAAQIGGPALGGALVSLLSAPIAAASSALFFALSFLSIRRIRRAEMLPPRPDEPRTGDDHGGTYRITAPRMWRRIREGLRFVAGDSVLRAVCLASAAFQFSFAAMMTVYLLFLPRELHLSGTVVGLALAAAGPGALLGSLLAARLPGRFGYGTVLVCAAALGDGVFLCVPALHGPFAVTVPALLAVGFVFGFGGQLVNVTVMAVRQSVTPDGLQGRVAATITFAGMGPTPLGSLAGGLLAGEWGLRTGLMVTAAGMLLSPVVMVLSPLARLGRELPAPHGTPPAAGRTRSPDPAREI
- a CDS encoding SpoIIE family protein phosphatase encodes the protein MSRANQRSEGDPEEAASGPSGLMDLLGVAAVLVEADGRIDMWSPQAEELFGYTFDEAVGQYAAALLLHPEHQEAGLALFAEVVETGRGWAGPFPVRRKDGSTRTVEFRNMRLTDSLGDHYALGLATDRATVRQVERKVALSSQLVTQAPIGVSVLDTELRYVAVNGALAAMHGVPEAEHLGRHFRDVLPGAPFTSAENRMREVLETGRPLVDAQVVGRTRADPDHDHAWAVSLYRLEDQSGQVLGIANVAVDVTDRYESARQAERAQQRLRLMADGSARIGTTLEVERTAQELADVLVPDLADMVAVDILDSVLRTGRPDRGDGPALFRALAVKTAYPTAASEAIIAPGHLTAYHADHPAAHCLRTRKPQLITHLERGDLSRIAADDAAAGLLAEAGVHTDMAVPLIARGEIIGVMGLARARNPQPFDEDDLTLACELASAAALSIDNAVLHQHIRKAAETLQRSLLPRPSPRRPGLQIAARYRPAQAFSEVGGDWYDVIPLSGDRTALAVGDVMGSGIPAATTMGRLRTATSTLADLDLAPNRILTHLDKITQGLDPYIATCVYAVYDPHDRRLHLSCAGHLPPVLVRAGRPPELLDLPTGTPLGVGSGPFETSSVEMNPGDQLVLYTDGLVETRDDPIDKRLDQLLRLLAPPHPSAEDTCDRLLQELRHPADHDDVALLIAHAQPLTAP
- a CDS encoding ATP-binding SpoIIE family protein phosphatase, with product MDSTPSPSSSSAFDLVSRALGRYIPRGGAAAPVSTAEEQGDRAPLRLPENPASGRQEQILGALNLDTDLIITRCNLDAPVFAGLDAGAGKPFVDLLPPGDVPTVTRRLHQVVESGEAHVARIQRLRRGDGSELVVSMSILPAAAPEKGLTVSVIAMARRLHLYAAETAIGTSLDIGETAQSLAESLLAWGDVAAVDLDFAVWTGEGVTGKAQGRIHLRRAALVPDRVWPEGYTTPGDDLPGDASRLLAQAVLRDDAPQTIVIPDREALERVFDSPRAVRALVPGDRSAGLACIPLVLDGAPPVVLGVAEVWRRADSPFRDGELFDLQELVARTAHHVDLARQHQREHTQVLALQRRLLPRAGGDTIDIASVYQPATPDSAGVGGDWVNSFPLPDGRTALVVGDVVGHGLGAAATMGQLSMEARALLSAGLAPDQVLERLDETVTVLDDAESGLAAGYSALGSTCCIALYDPVGHHVTLSSAGHLPPILVSPDGRAVPLSLRPHPGLGAEFALREPFDVYTVGVPPGSMLALYTDGLVEDRALSIDEGIDRLSDLVSTVHPWDSLQQTARQIVSTLAPAPQRDDVTLLLARMIGYRKEDTATWRLPARSDAPARAREHVAALLRRWGTRDVTRDNTLLLVSELVTNAVRFAEGPVTVRLIRAGHGLLCEVGDSGNGRPRLRRADLLDNGGRGLNVVHRLTTRWGVRWTDTGKVVWAEVAK